The sequence below is a genomic window from Haladaptatus sp. R4.
CGTCCGAATCGATGTGGACGGCTTCGTCCAAGGCGCGCCGCCGACGACGGTCCGGAAGACGCCCGATGCGAGCGCGACCGGAAGCGACGGCACGCTCGTGGGCGACCCGGAAATCGTCTCCGGGAGGAACGGGTCGGCGGTGCAACTCGACGGCGACGACTACGTCGATGCTGGTTCACCCGAGGCGCTGAACTTCACGAGTCCGGGCTTCACCGTCAGCATCACGTTCGACGGAGTCGAGACCGGTGGTGACCACCCGCTCGTCGCCAAGGGTGACCACCAGTACGCGCTCAAGGTGAACGACGACCGGTTCTCGTTTTTCATCTACGACGAGACGTGGGTCGCCGTCAACGACACGATTCCGAGCGACCTGAGCGACGGTTGGCACACGCTCACCGGGGTTTGCGATACGGACGAACTCCGTCTGTATCTCGACGGCGAACTCTTCGCCTCCCGAACGCACGATGCCTCGTCGGTCAACGGAACCGACGAACCGCTCCAGGTTGCACACAACTCGGAGCACGGCGAGCGCGCCACGGCCACGACGGTCGATTCTGTGCGGGTGTACGACCGCGCGCTGTCGGCCGACGAGGTCGCGTCACAACCCGACTCGGCGTCGGACGACGCTGTACTGTGGTACGGCTTCGACGAGTTCTACGACTCCCAGTCCAGCCCCCGGGGTCACGGGTTCGAGACGACCTACAGCTACCACGTGTTCGGAAGCGGCGACGTGGTGATGGACGTTGCCGCCGCGCCGAACGACCAACTGAAAGCGACCGTCACGGACTACCTGCCGAAGATGGGTGTCCAACTACAAATGCCGACGTCGCTCGACACGTTCGAGTGGTACGGCCGCGGTCCCGTCGAGACGTATCCCGACCGCCGCTGGGGTGCCGACATCGGGCGGTACTCCGGGACGATCGAGGAGCAGTACGTCCCGTACGTCCCGCCGACGGACAACGGGAACAAGGCCGAAACGCGCTGGGCCGCGCTCGCGAACGACGACGGCGCGGGCCTGCTCGGCGTCGCAACCGACGGATCGATGAACGTGAGCACGAACCGGTTCTCGAACCTGGCCGAAGCGGGCCACCAGTACGAACTCGAAGAAGCCGACAGCGTGGCGTTCAATCTGGACGACGCGATGACGGGCGTCGGCGGGACGCCCGTCGAACCGTACGACGAGTATCAGGTTCGGGCGACATCGACGCAGTTCAGCGTCCTGTTGCGGCCGTTCACCGCCGACGACGGCGACCTGATGACGCTCGCGAACCGCTCGTTGCCGGTCGACGAGTGAGACTCCCGCGACTGAAGCGGAAAACGAGTCGTTTCGGACGATAATCACGGGTTGCAGACGGTAATCGGCGGTTGCGGAGGACGATTGCCGGTTGCGGACGATGACCGACGGTCGTGCTGGTGACTGCCAGCGCGGCCGCTCGTCGTCGTGGTTTCGGTCGATGAAAATCGAGAATTGCCGTTTCGGCTTTCGTCGTTCGTTGCGTCGGTCCGCGTGTTTTCGCGACTTCAGTCCGCGTGTTGTGGGGTAGAATATCCGGCGTGCGTTTCTGGCTCGGAATCGGAGAGCGGATTCGGCGACCGAAGGAACGCGATGAGACTCCACATGATTCCCGTGAGAAGCGACCCGCCAGCGGAGAGTTGCATACCGAGTGTGAGAAACGCGGTCCCGTAGATGATGCCGATAATGGCCGATGGAAGGGACGTTCCGAGCGGTACGTTCGCCATGGAATCGCGGAGGGTCGGCACGAGGACGAGAAGCGAAAAGACGCTCCCGCACAGGAAAACGATGTCTTGCCACATTATCGTTCGACCTCCTCTGTGCTCGTTTTGTTGCTCGTTTCGTTCATCAACGCACCGTAGCGGACTGACGTTGATAAGGTTTACTCATTAGCGAGTAAATATTTCGACAGAGTTTACCACGGTAAAGCGTCTCTTAGAATCGTGTTGTCGAGGACCACGTCTTAACTTCACAGACATCGCGCGTTGCGCTTCGAAAAAATCTACTCCTCCGGCCGGTTTCCGGGACGGGCTAGTCGGAAACCGAAATCATTCCTTTCACGGTTCCTAACGCCTTCGCTCGCTCGAACGCCTCGCCGACATCCGACAGTTCCATCTCGAAATCCACGATACCTTCGACGTCTACCGCGCCGTCCGCTAGCAACTGAATGGCCGCAGGGTACGTGTTCCGGTAGCGGAACGACCCGCGAACGTCGAGTTCGTTGTCGATGATGTCGCCCGTGGCGAGCGGGATTTCGTCGTCCTGTGAAAGGCCGATGAGGACGATGGTTCCACCCCGTCGCACCGCATCGATGGTGGTTCGAATCGCCGGGGTCGCCCCGGAGGCTTCGATGATCACGTCCACGCCCTCGCCGCCCGTGAGTCGGGAGACCGCTTCGCCGAGGTCCTCCTCGCTCACGTCGATGGTCGCGTCCGCGCCCCGCGACTCGGCCAGCGCGAGTTTTTCTGGGACGACGTCCGAGATGAACACCTCGGTCGCACCGGCCGCGTTCGCTGCTTCCATCGCCAACAGACCGATGGGTCCACAACCGGTGACGAGCACGGAGTCGCCGACGTCGACGTTCCCGCGTCGAGCAGCGTGAATCCCGACGCTGAGGGGTTCACAGAGCGCACCCTCACGGGTCGAAACGTCGTCCGGAAGCCGATAGGTGAAGTCGGCGGGCCACGCGACGAACTCCGCGAACGCGCCGTCGTCGGGTGGCGTCGCCATGAACGTCACGTCGGGACAGAGGTTGTACTCGCCGCGCTTGCAGTGGGCACAGCGCCGACAGGGGACGCCGGGTTCGAGCGTCACCCTGTCGCCAACTGTGAAATCGTCGCCCGCGCTCTCACCGACGGCGACGACCTCGCCCGCGCTCTCGTGTCCGAGGACGAGCGGCGATTCGACCACGTAGTCGCCGATTCGGCCGTGTTCGTAGTAGTGTACGTCGGACCCGCAGATGCCGACCTCGTCTATCTTCACGACTACTTCGTCGGGACCTGGGTTCGGTCTCTCTCGCTCTTCGACGACGAACGAACCGGGTTCGTCGAGGACTGCGACGTGCATACCCCCGCTTCGTGCCGAATCGCCGTCAACGTTGGTGCCCGTCGTCATCGGCAAGAGTTATCACCGAGTAATATGACCTAGTAATTGATGCCGAAGACACAACTCCAACGCGCTCGTGCCGGGGAGATAACCGCGGCGATGGAGCGGGTCGCGGAGCGGGAGAACAGGGACGCCGAGTTCGTCCGCCAACAGGTCGCGGACGGGCAAGCGGTCATTCCGGCCAATCACGACCACGAGGCGCTCGACCCGATGATAATCGGCCGCGAGTTCGCGACGAAGGTCAACGCGAACATCGGCAACAGCGAGACGACGAGCGGTCTCGAAGGCGAACTCCGGAAACTGCACACGGCGGTTCACTACGGGGCGGACACCGTGATGGATCTGAGTACCGGCGGAAACCTCGACGAGATACGGGAGACGAACGTCCGGTACTCCCCGATTCCCGTCGGCACGGTTCCAATCTACGGTGCCGTTACGCGCGTCGATGACGTTACGGACCTCACGCACGAACTGCTCCTCGACGTCATCCGGAAACAGGCCGAGCAGGGCGTCGATTACATGACGATTCACGCGGGCATCCTGATGGAGCACCTGCCGCTCACGGACGGGCGAAAGACGGGCATCGTCTCCCGAGGCGGTTCGCTCCTCGCACAGTGGATGGAGGAAAACGGGATGCAGAACCCGTTGTACGTAAAATTCGAGGAAATCTGCGAAATATTTGCCGAACACGACGTGACGTTCAGCCTCGGGGACAGCCTCCGTCCTGGTTGTTTGGCCGACGCCTGCGACGACGCGCAGTTCGCTGAATTGGACACGCTCGGCGAACTGACGGAGGTCGCACGGGACCACGGGGTTCAGGTAATGGTCGAGGGACCGGGCCACGTTCCGATGGACGAGATAGCGATGAACGTCGAACGCCAGCAGGAGGTCTGTGGCGGTGCGCCGTTCTACGTCCTCGGACCGCTCGTCACCGACATCGCGCCCGGCTACGACCACATCACGAGTTCCATCGGCGCGACGGAAGCGGCCCGCGCCGGTGCGGCCATGCTCTGTTACGTGACTCCGAAAGAACACCTCGGGCTTCCGGACGAGGAGGACGTTCGGGACGGACTCGCGGCCTACCGTATCGCTGCTCACGCCGGGGACGTGGCGAACGGGTTGCCCGGCGCGCGGGACTGGGACGACGCCCTCTCGGAGGCCCGCTACGAGTTCGACTGGCGACGCCAGTTCGACCTCGCGCTCGATTCCGAACGCGCGATGTCGTACCACGACCAGACGCTTCCCGGGGACAACTACAAGGAGGCCCGCTTCTGCTCGATGTGCGGCGTGGAGTTCTGTTCGATGCGAATCGACCAGGACGCCCGCGACGCCGACGGCGAGATGACGACGTTGAACACGAAAACCGATCTCGACGGTTCCTCCGCAGCATCGGTCAACCTCCCGCCGACCGGTTCACACGATACGACTGCCGTCCCGGAGTTGCCGGATTTCGCGAGCGAATCTGACGGGGGACAACCGGACGAAGCGCGTTCCGACGACTGAAACTCGTCGTTACCGCGTCGGAAGCGTATCCCGGCGCTCCACGTCCGACCCGCGATGCTCGGGCGTTCCGACCGGACTCACGGCGCGGAAGACGGTTTCCGGGTCGCCCGTCTTTCGCCAGTGCCAGCGAGTCTTGGCGAGCAACACGAGTTTTCTGGTGGTCCCGAACGACGGTTCCCGGGAGAGAACGTCGTAGCCCTGCGCTCGAATCACGCGGTGGTACTCGGCGTACAGCACGGCCGCGAGCAACACGGCGAACTGGCAATCCTCGGGGAGGTACTGGATGCCAGCGACGCCTTCCCGATACAGCGCCTCCGCGCGGCGGAGTTCGTCGTGCATGACGGCCGCGAACCCGTCGGTGAATTCGAGTCGTTCGATCTGTTCGTCCGTGACGCCGTGGCGTTCCCGCGTCGTCCGTGGCAGGTAAATCCGGTCCCGGTCTTCGACGTCCTCGCGCACGTCGCGCAGGAAGTTCGTGAGTTGGAACGCCTCGCCGAGCGCGGTGGCGTGCGGTCGCGCCCGGTCGGGGTTAGCCGGGTTCATCACCGAGGTCATCATCTGGCCGACGGCGGCGGCCGACCCGCGCATGTACGCCTCCAACTCCTCGTAGTTCTCGTAGCGCGATTTCTCGATGTCGGCGGCCATCGCGTCGATGAAGACGGCCACTTCCTCGTCCGAGATTCCGTGCGACTCGCGGAGGTCGTTGAACGCCTCCAGCACGGGGTCGTCGGGCGGTTTCGACCCGAGCGCTTGGTTTCGAAGCGACTCCAGTCGCTTCGACTGTTCTTCGGGTGGAACGTCGGCAGCGTCGTCCACCACTTCGTCACAGATCCGGAAGAAGCCATACAACACGTAGGTCGGATGGCGCACTCGCTCGGGCAGTAACCGAGTCGCGAGGTGGAACGTCTTCCCGGTTTGCTGCTGTATCGCCTTCCCGGCTTCTACGTGTGTGTCTTTCATGGCGTATGTGCCCCGAGAATAGTAGTCGGTACGTCGTTATTTTGAAAAAAGACGATCCCAAACCAGTTAGGTTACAGTCTTCATTTGCCGGTTTGGGGCGTTTGAAGCATTGAAATACGGTCCGAAATATCATCAAGAAAGTTAATTGCCGAGCAACTACTACGGACTCGGTAATGAATCGGCGTGAGTTTCTGGCGGCGAGTGCCGTTTCGGTCGCGGGATTGAGCGGTTGTCTCGGCCGAATCGGGTCGGGTTCGGACGCGGACTCGAATCCGAAATCCGAGGAGGGGTTCGATACCGTGGAACGATACGGCGCTCACGTCCCGCTCGCACCGATATCGGTCGTTCACGAGTGGTACGAAAAAGGCAGTGCCGAGTTCGCCGACGCCCGTGGAAAAACGCAGTACGACACGTCCCACATCGAGGGTGCGGTGCTCAGCCCTGCGCCGGACGGATTCGAGAAGGACGACCCGATCTCTCGGTGGGGGAAAAAAGACCGAATCGTCTGTTACTGTGGCTGTCCCCACCATCTCTCGTCGATGCGTGCGGGAAAGCTGATGAACGACGGATACGAAAACGTCTACGTCATCGACGAGGGATTCTGGGTGTGGCACGACAAGGGCTATCCCATCGAAGGGGAGGATACGTCGTACTCGCCCAAATCCTACGAAATCGATGGCGTCGCTGATTCGGCCTCCGCCGGAAAAACGGCGTGGGCGCGCCACCCAAGGTCGGGTCAACGGGAGGCGGCGGGAATCCGAGGGGACGGCTCGTATTCGCTCGACCTCAAATTCTACGACGTGACACCGCAGTCGACGATTACGGTTCAGACGCCGGAATACACCGTGAAGGGGACCATCGGGGACCTCTCCTCCGGAACCGTCACCGGAACGTAGATTTCAACCACCAATCGCTTTCAAAGGAGTTTCTCAACCTTTATTGTGGCCGTGGTGTGTTGGCGACACTCGATGATTCGGTGCAGTCAAGCGGACTGCGGTTGGGTGGCCATCGCGCCATCCGAGCGGGCCGCGTTGAACCAGTACGAAGCACACCTCCTCGAAACGCACGTCGAGACGGTCGAAGCGGAGATTCCGGACGGGTACGTGCAGGTGCGAACCGAGGACGGCGAGTGGAAGACGATGCGGGCGGAAGACGCGCGCGAGTTCCACGACTAAGCTGTGACTTCCCTGTCGGTCGGGTCCTCCAACTCCCCGAGGACCTCCTCAAACGCGTCCGTCGCCGTCACCAACCCGATGACGTCGCTTCCGTCCAACACCAACGCGAGTTCTTGATGTTGCGCCTGAAACAGGTCGATGGCGTCGGCGACGCTCGTGTCGCCAGCGACCGTCATGGGGTCGTGTGCGATGTCGGTTAGGGAAACCTCCCCGTCCCGGAGTTCGTCGTACTGACCGATGATGCTGGGTGCGTAGATGATACCCCGAAACTCGTCCAGCGACCCGTCGATGAGGGGGAATCGAACGACGGGGGTCTCCCGCATCCGCCGGATGTTCTCCTCGATCGGTTCCGTGGTCGAGAGGGCCACGATGTCCTCGCGTGGGATCATGATGTTCCGGACCGGGACACGTTCGATCCGGAGCGCGGCCAATATCTCCTCCTCCCGTTCCTCCGGGAGGTCCTCCACTGCGGCGAGAACGTCCCCCATCCGTCGATGGAGGTCTGCCCTGCTCGCGATTTCCTGCTCGCCGTCCTCGCCGTCTTCGCCCTCGGTCCACGAGCGCTCGATGTCGATACCGAACAGCGAGAGCAGTCCCTTCGCGGTTTTATCGGCGAGGATGATGACGGGGTACATCAGTTTCGTCCACCAGTACAGCACTCCGGACCCGTATCGCGCCGCGAACTTCGTTCGCTCGATGCCGAAGTAGGTCGGCGCTTGTTCGCCGATGATGATGTGCATGAGGTTGATGACGGCGAGCGCGAGAATCGCCGAGAGGGCTTCGGTGGACCCGCTGCCGATCCCGACGGCGTCGATGATCGGATGAAACGCCGCGACGACCGCTGGTTCGGCGACCACGCCCAGTCCGACGCTGGCGATAGTGATTCCGACCTGGCACCCCGAGAGGTAGATTTCGAGGCGGTCGGTCATCTCCCACGCGCGTTGGAGTCCCTTCGACTCGTCGAACTCGGCCTTGTCGAACTGCCGAACCCGCGTCATGGCGAACTCCGTGACGACGAAGAAACCGTTCATCAGCAGGAGGAATACTCCACCGAGTATCCCGAGGACGGTGAGCAGATCTATCATTAGGTGACTCTCCATCGAGCACGGTGGTAACGTTGGTGGCAAATCGTCCGACCGTTGGTGGCAAATCGTCCGACGACTGTGATGCCCGCCGCTTTATCTCGCCAATAACTCGCGTTTCGAGAAAGTGGTCTGTGTCTTCATGTCATGGTCCGGATGAAAACCTCCACCTTTTTGACAACGCTGTCAGTAGTATTCTAACAACAGCTATGATTCAACACCGTCATGGCCCGGGAGGGCGCTCGTGAGCCTCCTCGACCGGGTTTTCGGAAACGTAACCGAGCACAGCCGCGCGGTCATCGCTGTGCTCCTCGTCATCACTGTGCTCCTCGGTATAGGGGCACCGATGATCGAGCAGTCGTCGTCGCTCGACCAGTTCCAGAGCGACAGTTCGGCCGCGAAGAAGCTGGATTTCATCAACTCGAACTTCTCGACCGGAAACGAGAACACCACGACAGTACAGGTCATCGTCAAAGGCGATAACGTCCTGAACAAGAAGGAACTCGTGAACTCGTTGCAGTTCCAACAGCGCCTGCACGAGAACGAGACCATCAACGCGACGTTGGCGAACGGGACGTCGACCAGCGGCGTCGCGAACGTCATCGCAATCGCCGCGATTCAACAGGACAAGGTCGCGGAACTCCGTGCCGACGGTGCGGAACTCAAACAGCGGGGCCAACAGCTCAATCGAACGGCGCAGGGGCTGAGTGACTCGCTCAACAAGACGCGCGGGTTGCAGGCACAATACGATCAGTTGAATGCATCCCACGAATCCGGACAGGTCGATGACGCGGCGTACCGAAACCAGTCCGCGAAGATCGAAGCCCAACTCTCCGGTGTGCGTTCGGAGGCGACCGCAAACCTCTCCGCCGAACAGGGAGCGACGTTCAACAAGTCGGCGACGCAGGCACGCGGCCTGCAGGCCAAGCTCGACGGCTTGAACGCCTCCTACCAGCAGGGTCAGATCAACCAATCGACCTACAAGCAGCAGGCAGGGGAGATTCAGTCGCAGTTCGGCAAGGTGTACAAACTCGGCACGCAAGGCGTGCTGGCCGACGAGTACGAGAAACTCGGCGAGCAGAGCGAGAAACTGCAACAGAGGCAGGAGGCGCTCCAAAACGGCTCGATGCCGACGCTCGCCCAGGAAATCGACAAGCTGCAGTCGATGAACCAGTCACAGATCGACTCCGTGACGAAGACCGTTCTCTCCGGCGACAGCAGCGGTTCGAGCGGGATGGCGAGCCAGGCGTTGGCGTTCATGCCGACCTCCTACGACCCCGGATCGACCACGGCCAACGCGACGATGATGGTCGTCTTCCAGAAACAGAAGAGCCAGTCGTCGATGGAGGGTGACACGTCCGACATCCTCGTCACGACCCAACAGGGGATGAAAACCATCGCGAACGGCGAGTTCGACGACGACGCGCTCGTCTTCGGGAGCGGCATCATCAGCGAGGAGATCAACCAGTCGATGACCGACAGCCTCGCTATCGTCGGTCCGCTGGCGCTCCTGTTCGTCATCCTGACGCTCATCATCGCGTACCGCGACCTGATCGACATCCTCCTGGGTGTAGTTGGTATCGTCTTCGTCCTCGTCTGGACGTTCGGCGCGATGGGATGGGCCGGTATCACCTTCAACCAGATGTTCATCGCGGTGCCGGTCCTGCTCATCGGGTTGGCGATCGACTACGCGATTCACGTCTTCATGCGCCACCCGCGAGGAACGTGAGGAACACCCCGATGCGAACGTTCGCGGGTCGATGCGCGTCGCGCTCATCAGCGTCGGCGCGGCGCTGACGTGGGTGACCGCGACGACGGTCATTGGCTTCCTCTCGAACATGGTCAGCCCGCTCCCACCGATTCAGGACTTCGGTGTCGTGAGTTCGGTCGGCATCATCGCGGCGCTCGTCATCTTCGGCGGACTGATTCCGGCGCTCAAAGTCGAATCCGACGAGTTCCTCGAATCGCGCGGCTTCGACCGCCGGAAACGGGCGTTCGGGACCGGCGGCGGTGTCCTCGGACGCGTCCTGACGGTCGGTGCGACGGCGGCACGTAAAGCGCCGCTCGTGGTCATCGTCCTCACCCTGCTCGTCAGCGCGGCGGGCGGCTACGGGGCGACCAAGGTTGACACGAGTTTCTCGCAGACGGACTTCCTCGCGGACAGCCCGCCACACTGGACGGAGCAGCTTCCGGACCCGTTCAAGCCCGGGGAGTACTCGGCCAAGCAGAACCTCGACTACGTCAACGACAACTTCGTCAGGCAGGATTCACAGGCACAGATACTGGTACAAGGGAATATTACGAAGGATAATACCCTCGAACAGGTCGATCAGGCGAAGGAAAAAGCGGCCAACAAGGACGTGACGATCAAGCTCTCGAACGACGAACCGCAGGTCGAGGGCCCGCTGTCGGTGATGGAGCAAGTCGCCGCTGAGAACGCGACGTTCAACCAAACGTTCACCGCGGCGGATACGGACGGCGACGGCGTGCCCGACAAGAACCTGAAGAAGGTCTACGATGGACTGTTCGCCGCCGCGCCGGACCAAGCGGCCGGCGTGATTCACCGCGATGACGGTAATTACGACGCGCTTCGCGTCGCCATCTCGCTGAAGGGCGGCGCGTCGAGTTCGGCCGTCACGACGCAGATGCGTGACGTGGCGGACTCCTTCGACGGCCTCGAAGCGACGGCGACGGGACAGTCCATCGTCTTCGAGATCGTGCAGGATCAACTGCTCGATACGGTCATCGAGAGCCTCATCATCACGATGGTCGCCGTGTTCGCCTTCCTGATGCTCATCTACCGCCTCATGGAAGGCAGCGCGACCCTCGGAGCGGTCACCCTGCTCCCGGTCGTGTTCAGCGTGGCGTGGATTCTCGGCACGATGTACCTCCTCGGCATGCCGTTCAACATCCTGACCGGGATGATTACGAGCCTCACGGTCGGGCTGGGCGTCGCGTACAGCATCCACCTCTCTGAACGCTACAACGTGGAACTCGAACGACAGGGGTCGGTCTGGGAAGCGTTGGAGGTCAGTCTAACCGGGACCGGCGGCGCACTGCTCGGCAGTGCGGCGACGACCGTGGGTGGCTTCGGTGTCCTCGCCTTCGCCATCCTCCCCGCGCTCCAGCAGTTCGGTATCATCACCGGACTGACCATCATCTACGCGTTCATCGCGAGCGTGCTGGTGCTCCCGAGCCTACTCGTCGTCTGGACGCGCTACTTCGGACCGGGTGCGCGCGGCACCATAGAAACCAAGTCCGACGCGGCCACATCCACGAGTGAGGACTGAAATGGACGAAACTGACGCCATCGACGCGCTGACCGACCTCGGTCTCTCGAACTACGAGGCCAAGGTGTTCATCGCGCTTCAGAAGTTGGGGATCGGAACCGCTCGGGACATCCATGGCGTCACCGACGTACCACGATCACAGGTGTACGGTGCGGCGGACGACCTCCAGGAGCGCGGCCTCGTGGAGGTAAAACAGTCGAAGCCGATCCAGTATCGCCCCGTGAGTTTGGCGGCGGCGAAATCGCACCTCCGCGACCGCTTCGAGCGCGCACAGCAACGCGCGTTCGACTACCTCGAATCGGCACAGAACGAGTTCGTCGATACCGAGAGCGAGCGGGAGGACGTCTGGTCCATCGACGGCGAGAACGCCGTCACCAGTCGAATCGAACAGTTGATGGAGGAGGCCGAATCGAGAATCGTCTTCGGTCTCCACGACGAGTCGCTGTACACGGATCGACTCGTCGAGATACTCCACGAGCGGTCGGATGCGGGCGTCGACGTCCTCATCATCTCCCAGGACCCATCGATGCAGGAACACTTCAGTGATCTCCGAGTCGTCATCCGCCACGACAAACCCCACGCCGAACCCGCGGGACGCATGCTCATCGTGGACGACGATACCGTCCTCATCAGCATCCTCGGTGACCACGAAAGCGCGATTTGGAGCTCCCAAACGGGATTCTCGGCGATCCTGTGTCAAACGGTCAGCTCACAGATCGAAGACGCGATCGGCGAATAACCCAATACGCCTTTCTTTCAGTCGAATTAATAGCAGGTATGAACCCGCAGCGCCGACTTTCCAGAAACCTGCTCTCGGAAGCACGGGCATATGGCTACACGCTTTCCATTTGGGGCGGTGGCGGGCTCCTGCTGAGCCAGTTCGGCACCCCGTCGGCGGCCGAGGTGTTCGCGTACGTCGGCGGTGCCATCGTGGCGTTCGGACTGCTTGCGCTCCTCACGTTCGGCGACGTAACTGCCGAACCGGACATGGAGAAGAAGATGAAGGCCACGTCGTTCGTCCACGTCTTCGCCACCATCGGTAACCTGCTGGTCAGCTACCTCCTCACGTTCGTGCTGCACGGACTTCTCGCCTTTCTCGTCGTCGGGGTGCAGACGACGTTCACCTACAACGTACTGTTGCTGCCCGAGGAGTACATCGCCCACCTGTGGCATCGCTCCGTCTGAGGGCGTTTTCGGACACGGACTGTCCGATAGTTTATCAGTTATGACGGACAACAGCCGTGTATGTCTTGGTACGCCGTCGACGCGCTAGAGGACGCCATCGAGGGGACACGCGAGTTGCTCTTCCCTTTCGATGCGGGAACGTGGCTTCGACTTGCCGTCATCGTGTTCTTTCTCGGAGGAACGAGTACGGCGTCGCCGGTGCAAACCAATATGCAGTTCTCCCCACAGTCGGGCGGTTCGTTCCCCGTCACCCCTGGTAACCTCTCGATTCCTTGGGGAAGCGTCGCGACAGTACTCGTCATCCTCGCCGTCGTCGCCGTGTTCTTGGGCCTGCTCTTCACCGCAATCGGGGCGATAATGGAGTTCGCGTTCGTGGAGTCGCTTCGAACGCAACGGGTTCACGTCCGCCGATACGCGAAATCGTATCTCGGCCAAGGGCTGTCGCTGTTCGGCTTCCAACTCGTCCTCTTTCTCATCGTTCTCCTGCCGGTGGCTGGTATCGTTCTCGTCACCGTTCCGCCACTGTTGAACGGACAGGCGAACGTCGCGCTCGGACCGTTGCTGTTCCTCGTGCCGGTGCTGTTCGTGCTTGGAGTTCTCGTCGCGTTGGTCGACACGCTGACGAAAGCGTTCGTCGTTCCCGTGATGATGGTTCGAGGAGACGGTGTGCTCGCCGGGTGGAAGGCGTTCTGGCCGACGCTCAAACGCGAGTGGAAACAGTACGGCATGTATCTCGTCCTCCGGTTTTTCATCGCCATCGCGGCGAGCTTCGTCGTTTCGCTCGTGGGCGGCTTTCTCTCCGTCGTCGTCCTCATTCCGTTCGCCATCGTCGCAATCCTACTGATCGTTGCATCCGGCGGGTTCGGCGCGCTCGGTGCCGTCCTGTCGAATCCGGCGATTGTGGCCGTGCTCGTCGTGCTCCTCGCCACCTACGTTCTGTGTGCCATCGTCGTGTTCTCCCTCGTTCGGGTGCCGATTCAGGCATACACCGGGTACTTCTCGCTGCTCGTGCTAGGCGATACGAACGGGGAGTTCGACCTCATCCCGGAGCTCCGGGAGCGGATTCGTTAGCTCAGAGTTTCGAT
It includes:
- the thiC gene encoding phosphomethylpyrimidine synthase ThiC, with product MERVAERENRDAEFVRQQVADGQAVIPANHDHEALDPMIIGREFATKVNANIGNSETTSGLEGELRKLHTAVHYGADTVMDLSTGGNLDEIRETNVRYSPIPVGTVPIYGAVTRVDDVTDLTHELLLDVIRKQAEQGVDYMTIHAGILMEHLPLTDGRKTGIVSRGGSLLAQWMEENGMQNPLYVKFEEICEIFAEHDVTFSLGDSLRPGCLADACDDAQFAELDTLGELTEVARDHGVQVMVEGPGHVPMDEIAMNVERQQEVCGGAPFYVLGPLVTDIAPGYDHITSSIGATEAARAGAAMLCYVTPKEHLGLPDEEDVRDGLAAYRIAAHAGDVANGLPGARDWDDALSEARYEFDWRRQFDLALDSERAMSYHDQTLPGDNYKEARFCSMCGVEFCSMRIDQDARDADGEMTTLNTKTDLDGSSAASVNLPPTGSHDTTAVPELPDFASESDGGQPDEARSDD
- a CDS encoding NAD(P)-dependent alcohol dehydrogenase, whose product is MHVAVLDEPGSFVVEERERPNPGPDEVVVKIDEVGICGSDVHYYEHGRIGDYVVESPLVLGHESAGEVVAVGESAGDDFTVGDRVTLEPGVPCRRCAHCKRGEYNLCPDVTFMATPPDDGAFAEFVAWPADFTYRLPDDVSTREGALCEPLSVGIHAARRGNVDVGDSVLVTGCGPIGLLAMEAANAAGATEVFISDVVPEKLALAESRGADATIDVSEEDLGEAVSRLTGGEGVDVIIEASGATPAIRTTIDAVRRGGTIVLIGLSQDDEIPLATGDIIDNELDVRGSFRYRNTYPAAIQLLADGAVDVEGIVDFEMELSDVGEAFERAKALGTVKGMISVSD
- a CDS encoding rhodanese-like domain-containing protein, whose product is MNRREFLAASAVSVAGLSGCLGRIGSGSDADSNPKSEEGFDTVERYGAHVPLAPISVVHEWYEKGSAEFADARGKTQYDTSHIEGAVLSPAPDGFEKDDPISRWGKKDRIVCYCGCPHHLSSMRAGKLMNDGYENVYVIDEGFWVWHDKGYPIEGEDTSYSPKSYEIDGVADSASAGKTAWARHPRSGQREAAGIRGDGSYSLDLKFYDVTPQSTITVQTPEYTVKGTIGDLSSGTVTGT
- a CDS encoding phytoene/squalene synthase family protein, coding for MKDTHVEAGKAIQQQTGKTFHLATRLLPERVRHPTYVLYGFFRICDEVVDDAADVPPEEQSKRLESLRNQALGSKPPDDPVLEAFNDLRESHGISDEEVAVFIDAMAADIEKSRYENYEELEAYMRGSAAAVGQMMTSVMNPANPDRARPHATALGEAFQLTNFLRDVREDVEDRDRIYLPRTTRERHGVTDEQIERLEFTDGFAAVMHDELRRAEALYREGVAGIQYLPEDCQFAVLLAAVLYAEYHRVIRAQGYDVLSREPSFGTTRKLVLLAKTRWHWRKTGDPETVFRAVSPVGTPEHRGSDVERRDTLPTR
- a CDS encoding TrmB family transcriptional regulator, whose product is MDETDAIDALTDLGLSNYEAKVFIALQKLGIGTARDIHGVTDVPRSQVYGAADDLQERGLVEVKQSKPIQYRPVSLAAAKSHLRDRFERAQQRAFDYLESAQNEFVDTESEREDVWSIDGENAVTSRIEQLMEEAESRIVFGLHDESLYTDRLVEILHERSDAGVDVLIISQDPSMQEHFSDLRVVIRHDKPHAEPAGRMLIVDDDTVLISILGDHESAIWSSQTGFSAILCQTVSSQIEDAIGE
- a CDS encoding CNNM domain-containing protein; translation: MIDLLTVLGILGGVFLLLMNGFFVVTEFAMTRVRQFDKAEFDESKGLQRAWEMTDRLEIYLSGCQVGITIASVGLGVVAEPAVVAAFHPIIDAVGIGSGSTEALSAILALAVINLMHIIIGEQAPTYFGIERTKFAARYGSGVLYWWTKLMYPVIILADKTAKGLLSLFGIDIERSWTEGEDGEDGEQEIASRADLHRRMGDVLAAVEDLPEEREEEILAALRIERVPVRNIMIPREDIVALSTTEPIEENIRRMRETPVVRFPLIDGSLDEFRGIIYAPSIIGQYDELRDGEVSLTDIAHDPMTVAGDTSVADAIDLFQAQHQELALVLDGSDVIGLVTATDAFEEVLGELEDPTDREVTA